The Catenuloplanes niger genome includes a window with the following:
- a CDS encoding sensor histidine kinase — protein MDSPARSSPPPRTGAAAGHRGFFHEAAFHSTPAELLAIVLPFLLAGVAADEPTVVVLGDEQAALVRDALPSDAKVDFVPADTLYTRPASSIRAFRSMLARHVDAGAGQIRVAGEVPRTTFGPAWNAWARYESTINHALDDFPLWSMCVYDRLRTPAHVLADVTRTHPRAAAPGGHHLPHPAYLEPGSFLPITRARPHTGEPLPAPHLELHGPSPSEARHAVLAADHGRLTPDALDDLAVAVSETVTNAHRHGTPPITVRLWTLADRFTVSVTDAGRGPTDPFAGLLPAGDGARGGLGLWVTHQCCDAVTERHGPDGYTVTMTMNAAPPPSPR, from the coding sequence GTGGACTCCCCCGCCCGATCCTCCCCGCCGCCGCGCACCGGTGCGGCCGCCGGGCACCGCGGGTTCTTCCACGAGGCCGCGTTCCACTCCACCCCCGCCGAACTGCTCGCGATCGTGCTGCCGTTCCTGCTGGCCGGGGTGGCCGCCGACGAGCCCACCGTGGTCGTCCTCGGCGACGAGCAGGCGGCGCTGGTCCGGGACGCGCTGCCCTCCGACGCGAAGGTCGACTTCGTGCCGGCCGACACGCTCTACACCCGGCCCGCGTCCTCGATCCGCGCGTTCCGGTCGATGCTGGCCCGCCACGTCGACGCCGGCGCCGGTCAGATCCGGGTCGCCGGCGAGGTGCCCCGCACCACGTTCGGCCCGGCGTGGAACGCCTGGGCCCGATACGAGTCGACGATCAACCACGCGCTGGACGACTTCCCGCTCTGGAGCATGTGCGTCTACGACCGGCTCCGCACGCCCGCGCACGTGCTGGCGGACGTGACCCGCACCCACCCGCGCGCCGCCGCACCCGGCGGGCACCACCTGCCGCACCCGGCCTACCTGGAGCCGGGCTCCTTCCTGCCGATCACCCGTGCCCGCCCCCACACCGGCGAGCCGCTGCCCGCGCCGCACCTGGAGCTGCACGGCCCGTCCCCGTCCGAGGCGCGGCACGCGGTCCTCGCGGCGGACCACGGCCGGCTCACACCGGACGCGCTCGACGACCTGGCCGTCGCGGTCAGCGAGACCGTGACGAACGCGCACCGGCACGGCACGCCGCCGATCACGGTCCGGTTGTGGACGCTGGCGGACCGGTTCACGGTGTCGGTGACGGACGCCGGTCGCGGGCCCACCGACCCGTTCGCGGGTCTGCTGCCGGCCGGTGACGGCGCGCGGGGCGGTCTCGGGCTGTGGGTGACGCACCAGTGCTGCGACGCGGTGACCGAGCGGCACGGGCCGGACGGCTACACGGTCACGATGACGATGAACGCAGCGCCGCCACCTTCTCCCCGGTGA
- a CDS encoding phosphoketolase family protein yields MTVTTVDENLLQTLAEPGEDEIASLDAWWRANNYLTVGQIYLRANALLREPLTAEHIKPRLLGHWGTSPGLSFIYAHVSRLIQRTGQRAIYLAGPGHGGPALVAAGYLEGTYSEVYPKVSQDEPGMSRLFRQFSAPGGIPSHVSVTTPGSIHEGGELGYVLVHAFGSVMDNPDLLSIAVVGDGEAETGPLEGSWKGVSFINPARDGAVLPILHLNGAKIAGPTVLARKSPQEVHALLEGHGYEVIEVSGADLPGMHKRFAAALADAWGRIRAIQESARGGDWDGTRPRWPLIIMRTPKGWTGPDEVDGTQVTGTWRAHQVPLSGVRENPDHLRLLEEWMRSYRPEELFDDQGRPTAVVTALNPAGDLRMSASPHANGGVLTKDLDIPDFRDYAIDVKAPATEKAESTRKLGELLRDVYRANDDRFRLFCPDETNSNRLGAVFEASDRGFMEQTFEHDTAISRDGRVMEVLSEHNCHGWLEGYNLTGRHGMFATYEAFAMVSASQTVQHGKWLQESRRLDWRAKVPSLNVLLTSTAWRNDHNGFSHQGPGLIQVVLTQRGDIARVYLPPDANTLLSVADHCLRSRSYINLIVIDKQPQPQWLTMDEAIEHCTRGAGVWEWAGTDDGTRDPDIVLACAGDVVTMETVAAAQILKERLPQLSVRVVNVVDLMGLVRPKDHPHGMSETRFTELFTDTVDVVFAFHGYPGAIHQLVHGRPDADRFRVRGFVEEGTTTTPFDMTVRNRASRYHLVMDAINNAARLPRGAADLKDWCKAKLAEHEAYVVEHLEDLPEIRDWSL; encoded by the coding sequence GTGACAGTGACCACCGTCGACGAGAACCTGCTGCAGACGCTTGCCGAGCCCGGCGAGGACGAGATCGCGAGCCTGGATGCCTGGTGGCGGGCGAACAACTACCTGACCGTCGGCCAGATCTACCTACGGGCGAACGCGTTGCTGCGCGAGCCGCTGACGGCCGAGCACATCAAACCGCGCCTGCTCGGGCACTGGGGCACCAGCCCGGGCCTGTCGTTCATCTACGCGCACGTGTCCCGGCTGATCCAGCGGACCGGGCAACGGGCGATCTACCTGGCCGGCCCGGGGCACGGCGGCCCGGCGCTGGTCGCGGCCGGCTACCTGGAGGGCACGTACTCCGAGGTCTACCCGAAGGTCTCGCAGGACGAGCCGGGCATGAGCCGGCTGTTCCGCCAGTTCTCCGCGCCGGGTGGCATCCCGAGCCACGTCTCCGTCACCACGCCCGGATCCATCCACGAGGGCGGCGAGCTGGGGTACGTGCTGGTGCACGCGTTCGGCTCGGTGATGGACAACCCGGACCTGCTGTCGATCGCGGTGGTCGGCGACGGCGAGGCGGAGACCGGCCCGCTGGAGGGCTCCTGGAAGGGTGTCTCGTTCATCAACCCGGCGCGGGACGGCGCGGTGCTGCCGATCCTGCACCTCAACGGCGCCAAGATCGCCGGACCGACCGTGCTGGCCCGGAAGAGCCCGCAGGAGGTGCACGCGCTGCTGGAGGGCCACGGCTACGAGGTCATCGAGGTCTCCGGCGCGGACCTGCCCGGCATGCACAAGCGGTTCGCGGCCGCGCTCGCCGACGCCTGGGGCCGGATCCGCGCGATCCAGGAGAGCGCGCGCGGCGGCGACTGGGACGGCACCCGCCCGCGCTGGCCACTGATCATCATGCGGACGCCGAAGGGCTGGACCGGCCCGGACGAGGTGGACGGCACCCAGGTCACCGGCACCTGGCGGGCGCACCAGGTGCCGCTCTCCGGCGTCCGGGAGAACCCGGACCACCTGCGGCTGCTCGAGGAGTGGATGCGCTCCTACCGCCCCGAGGAGCTCTTCGACGACCAGGGCCGGCCGACCGCGGTGGTGACGGCGCTGAACCCGGCCGGCGACCTGCGGATGAGCGCGAGCCCGCACGCGAACGGCGGCGTGCTCACCAAGGACCTCGACATCCCGGACTTCCGCGACTACGCGATCGACGTGAAGGCGCCGGCCACCGAGAAGGCGGAGTCCACCCGCAAGCTGGGTGAGCTGCTGCGCGACGTCTACCGCGCGAACGACGACCGGTTCCGGCTGTTCTGCCCGGACGAGACGAACAGCAACCGGCTCGGTGCGGTCTTCGAGGCGTCCGACCGCGGGTTCATGGAGCAGACGTTCGAGCACGACACCGCGATCAGCCGGGACGGCCGGGTGATGGAGGTGCTCTCCGAGCACAACTGCCACGGCTGGCTGGAGGGCTACAACCTGACCGGCCGGCACGGCATGTTCGCCACCTACGAGGCGTTCGCGATGGTCTCCGCGTCGCAGACCGTGCAGCACGGCAAGTGGCTGCAGGAGTCGCGGCGGCTGGACTGGCGGGCCAAGGTGCCGAGCCTGAACGTGCTGCTCACGTCCACGGCCTGGCGCAACGACCACAACGGCTTCTCGCACCAGGGACCGGGCCTGATCCAGGTGGTGCTCACCCAGCGCGGCGACATCGCCCGGGTCTACCTGCCGCCGGACGCGAACACGCTGCTCAGCGTGGCCGATCACTGCCTGCGGTCGCGGTCGTACATCAACCTGATCGTGATCGACAAGCAGCCGCAGCCGCAGTGGCTGACCATGGACGAGGCGATCGAGCACTGCACGCGCGGCGCCGGCGTCTGGGAGTGGGCCGGCACCGACGACGGCACCCGCGACCCGGACATCGTGCTGGCCTGCGCGGGCGACGTGGTGACCATGGAGACCGTGGCCGCGGCGCAGATCCTCAAGGAGCGGCTGCCGCAGCTGTCCGTGCGGGTGGTGAACGTGGTCGACCTGATGGGCCTGGTCCGGCCGAAGGACCACCCGCACGGCATGAGCGAGACCCGGTTCACGGAGCTGTTCACGGACACGGTCGACGTGGTCTTCGCGTTCCACGGCTACCCGGGCGCGATCCACCAGCTGGTCCACGGCCGGCCGGACGCGGACCGGTTCCGGGTGCGCGGCTTCGTCGAGGAGGGCACCACCACCACGCCGTTCGACATGACGGTGCGGAACCGGGCGTCGCGCTACCACCTGGTGATGGACGCGATCAACAACGCGGCCCGGCTCCCCCGCGGCGCGGCCGACCTGAAGGACTGGTGCAAGGCGAAGCTGGCCGAGCACGAGGCCTACGTGGTGGAGCACCTGGAGGACCTGCCCGAGATCCGCGACTGGTCGCTCTGA